The DNA sequence GGAGAATCAGACTGCGCCTCACACGGCGACACCACCTCAGACGCTGCTGCCTGAAGCCAAGCGGTGGTATTGTTCAAAGAATCTGAAGAGAAGTGACAAATTATAAAATGATTAAGAATATACTAAAAAACTGAAACTACACAGATGAGACCGACTAAGTGAATCATGGATTTTAGTGGCTACTGAGCGAGACAGAGCCATAGACTGTTCattaaagatggatgtagccatgGTTATGTCACTGTGGTTTGTCAAGCCTCGAGCTGAGCGTTTTCACCATCCCCATTTTAGACTTTGTGACGATTGAGGCGGAGATCGACTGAGAAACTGAGCAATAACTCCATGCAGCTTAAAGCATCCCCTGCTTTATCATCAATTTTTAAACTAATGAGACcatcaaaaaaaataaacatgctcTATTCAGTAGAAACTAGAAACTCATGTAGGGATTAGCTGTGAATTCATACTCGAGTTATTTTGCTAAAACTGCGTTTACCTTGTATGTGTTTGCACTTATTATTTACATAtttgcaccttaatttgttaAATTTATCTCTGTGGTTTTCCCCACACCTACCTTAGTCTAAGACTGTGGTGCTCTGTTAAAAAGTCAGTCATCTCCATCCCACTTTGTCTTTTTATGAAGAGTAATCTATCAGCATATATTGACCTTTTATGTTACATTTGCAATTGACCTGGGACTATAGCCTTGGAGTTAAGTCTGTGGAACTGGTGTCGGATGTGGTGGAGGAGCTGGACCCAGTAAAAGGTGGTTTCTGGTTAGAGACGGCTGGTGAAAACCTGATTGCTGCGATGACTCTAgaacaggggtgtccaactccaggcctcaagggccagtgtcctgcaggttttggatGTGTCTTTgttccaacacagctgatttaaatggctaaattacctccttgacatgtcttgaagttctccagagacctggtaatgaactaataatttgattcaggtgtgttgacccagggtgatatctaaaacctgcaggtcaCTGGcctttgaggcctggagttggacacccctgctctagaacATTTGTTAAGAGTGTTGTACCTATGCACATAATATAAGGCTGGACTGCTAGCTTATAAATAAACTGATGTCCATAACGGATTCTCTGGGTTTTGTACTCCTTGGCTACCatcgctctttttttttcttttgctgttcTTAAAAAAGACCCGTCTTGTCTTCCCCTTTTCCTCGACATGTCACTCGATGACACTTGCAATACGCTCCAGCCATCCCAACAAAGGCTTCACATGGGATTGCACCAGGTGTCTCTCCCAGGTGATAAAACTCTTTTGCTTAACTCATGATCTTGCTTACTATTTAGACTTTTCAGTCTTTAAACTACTCACCAGAGTAGTGAGAAAAAATTGTTTGGCCAAAATCTCCCACTGCAGGTAAATTTTTTTAATCCTGAAAATCAAACCACGGGGAGTTACACAACTCTAATTCCCACTTTGACCACTTGGGGTCAATATCCTAAATGGCTGTTACTGATTATTGTCTAGTGACTCCATAAGCATGCTGTCTACTCTGGAGTTTATTAGATGaaacaattacattaaaaaacaacccaaaacaaaacaactaagTGTGGATGTGAGACTGTGTggttctctttctctttgtcagcCTTTTGTAAAGGCTGACTCTGACcatatgacagctgggataggctgcaACTCCCCCCATGACCCTAAGTTGGATGAGCGATTaacaaaataaatggatggatgctAACATGGCTTTTTCAGCACCAGTGACTGTCACGCTGCCAGTTACTCTGATTAGCCAGCGCTACAGAAGCACAGTACATGAGCCAAAAACTCAGTTCAGGGATTGGCTATCCCACTCCTTACCCAATATATGAGACGCAGAAAAATGGCAGGATGGTACTTTAGAGAGACGAGGGTCAAAAGAGGTTTAATTGAAAACTGAAATATCTAGCGACCATAAATGTAGCACTCACAAAGTCACCTTTATCATCTATCACTCGTTGCACCAGTGAAGTTGAAGATTGAAGAGTGCTGGAAATGAAATCCCTTCTCACCTGGCTGCTTGTCCAGGATCTGCTGGAATTTCGCCCGCTCGTACTGTATGGCCTGCTGCATGAGATGAGGCCTCAGGCtttgaatggtgaagttaaccaTGTCGGTCTTCATGAGACCCAAGACACGGAAGATCTCCCTGGGAGGAATAATGTTTGAGTAAAACCTTTTTTGACGTTCTTGGAAATAAGGCAACCTCAACCACTAGGGGGCAGAATTTTAATACCCGTTTAGAGATTTTTTAAACATTGGATACTTCTTTTTAGCTCTACATGCATTTCCTCAAGAAATAACAGGTCATCACTATAGATAAGAGGGACTTGACCAGTTAAATGAAGGTCACACAACTAATAGCATCATGTGGTGCAAATTGGTATTACATGATAGTACAGCTTGGCCAAAGTTTAATTTTAGTTGAAATCTCTATAGCACAATATATAGATGCTTTGGATATAAATTAATAGAGTTCCATCTTTAAATTCGTTTAATAGATTTTGTTAATTCTGGAGGGATTTATActatttttaaaacaagaatCTAACATCTGTATATCCAAACTCACACCGACTGAAAAAAATGATTGTATTTATCTTACATTGACACTGCATTACTAAGCAGAAAACTGATCAGTGAATGTTTATTAATTCGTGGTAATAATGTGATCTGCAAGTGATGTCATTACAGGAATACAGCTTGCTGCATGCTGGATTTAACACACGGCCACAGCCTGCCACTGATTCCATGTCAGACAAAAGTTTATTCGGTGAAGGTGTTGTTAACCTGCTTCTTACCTCAGGAGCTCCACAGGTTCCTTGAGATCCCACAGTGCTCTGACTTCTGGGTCGCGCACCGGAGCACATAAAGATGCCATGGTGTTGATAACGAATTCCGCTAGTCGGTGGAGGTCCAGAGCCCCGTGGTCGACCTCCTGCCTGATCAGATCCATATCCAGCACCTCGTCAAGctgagacctcagtctgacgtGAGCAGGCAAGAGCAGGGACTGAAGCATCTAATGTGaagaaaaatgtctgttttcacTAACATGTTATGTTTTGTTTGGAAATATTCTGTTTATCCTGTTCTTTTAATATAATACACTGCAAACAGTCACTTGGAACTGTTTTTTAAGTCTATTTAATAAAGATTTAGCTACTACCAAGTTTATAATCCCTGGGCAGATAAACACAATCTTAAACAAGCTATAAAATACAAGCAAACACATCTAAGATAAAAGTAGAGTAGTACTGTATATGGGTTTGATTAAAGATGACATGGCCagtttctttctatttttttcatttcttctcctttttttggAATCAAAAGAGAAGATATGAAAAGCTACATATGTGTTCAAGGGATCTTATTCCATTTCTTATTTAAATTTACAGGAAATAGAAGATTGTGCAAAGACAGAGCTTCTCTAAGTAAATGTACACTCTCAAAGCAGCCAAACCTGAACCTTTCACctgttttaaataaagttgtgcAAACCTTGTCAATGGTGGAGGCGCAGTATTGTGACTATATTAAAGATAAACATCTGGGTATATATGTTTGGGTTCCCAGAAGCTACAAATACACTTTGCAGTGACCTAATGTTTCATctcaaaatatgcaatgttgTTTTTTCAGTATGATCAAAGAAATGAGCTGGATAATCACTTTCCTCGTACTGTATATTTTCAACCACCAACATTTTCATTCAATGTAAGGCACAAAGATTTCATCAATTTTGAAACtctgaaacaagcagctgttCAGCTTCTTTCTTGTGTGAAAAGGACTGGGACATCTGCCCACAACAGGATTTCTACACATCGAAGTGATGTACAAACTCAAATAAACTCAAAGGACTGCCACACAGTTGCCAAACCCAATCTGTTGTAATATCATTGTGACATGTATttctctgatttttctgttttatgtcactttaaaaatgactttttaattgTTACAAAAAACCCCTAAAAGATCTAAAatgtaagattttttttgtcttcacaTTTCTTTTAAACCTGAATATTTTTGACAGCGTCATAACAAATACATTGTGAATTAAAGTAATGCTTTTTTGATCAGATAGCACTAATTTCTCCTTTTGTAAGGTTGGTGATCATGTTTGTGCTTTCCTTTTGACCCTTCCAATGCCAGATACTCACAGTTTTGACTTCCTGCAGCAGAAGGACAGCGTGGCTGTAGTTTGGAGGATCGCTGTTCAGCTGCTCCTGAAGACTGTCCCAAAAGGCCCGGTGAACGATTTCTGTCACTCTACCCTCCAGGCTGCAGACaagcagtttaaaagaacaGCTGAAGGTTAAAAACACTCATTAATATAGGAACTAAGAATAACCAAGGTCATTGTAGATGTGGTTAAGTGTTTTCTTGCCTGTCTGTAGAAGGATTTCGGGGTTTAAAGCAGAAGTCTCTGTTCACCACTATCTCATGTGCAAGACTCAGGTTGGAAACACAATTTTCCAGCTCCATTAGAGTGGATAATGAGGCAGTGGGTGGGCTCCCTGACACCACAGAcaggacacacacacccacagataATTAAAACTGCCACGGTGGTAATATTTCAATTACTAATGGCCCCTGAATGTGCCTGAAAACAataactgctgtaataactgcCACGTACCTGTTGGAGAGTCAAGTTTTTCCAGACAGGGAAGGTCAGCAGGGGAATCATCAGTGGCCCCCTCTCTCTGATTTGGCATTTCAGAAGCAGTCTAGACATTTAAATCACTCGTTAACGTGGTAAAAATGGTCACTTTTGTCAGGTTTTAACAACGCCTCCACTCAAAATGGTCATGGTTGAGACTGTTCGTCAATTGATTAACAATCAAGCAacagttttagtaatattttaatGAGAAACAGCACAGCTACAGTTTCAAATGTTAAGATTTGCCCCCTGGTTTGGGGACTAGTGATCAAAAAGAACAAAGTGTGACTACATCTAGGAAATTATAAGGGGTTTTCACCTTTTTCTATAAATGTACAATAGTCCTGTATCTATATTGAACTCTATCtatataaacacacatttttctatatttatatatacacacatacatatgtacacacacacacacacacacatacactataGCAACTATTGATATAAATATGTTTATTGCtataaacataaatatttaagttaaacattatttattaggaaaaaaaatgaaaactaatgAAATTGGGTAAAATTGGGTACACCTATactccacacacagaaaatgtacTATTACATGTGTATATTAAAGATTAAAGtgttaacaaaaaaatacataaaataaaattagtaAAAACGTATTTATTAAAGTCAAAAATAAGActacacagaaatgaaaatatGACACCTTTCTAAAGGCGAACTTACCTGTTGCTGTTATTTAAAGAATATAGTATAGGCTTTAGAGGTGAGTAGTATGTTAGAAACGTTACAGTGTTTCTTTCCGCAGTTTAAAAACCTCCAGTTCAAAACATCAACGTTTCAAACTTGGACTAAACCATTTTCACCAATTAGGGTGGGGGGTTAAACAATGATAGACGTCCTTCCTGTTTCACAGCAACATCTATCCTGTATGCGTGGCTGTGTTCACATAGAAAAATGCAGCTATAAACATAATAAACCATTGAACTAAATTATTTTCTACCTTGAAAAAgacaagacattaaaaaagcCGCTACTTCTTTTGGTTTGGTCCGTTCTCAAATCAAAACAGTGGGCGTGTCTGTGCTGCAGTTTTCTGAACTGTACGCCGCTCGTCTCTGCGTTTGAAACAAAACTCGAGCTACCTGTTTCTTCATTATAGTTCGGTGGAAACAAAAAGGAAACCTCCCGTCAGCCATTGTACGAAACGTTATAAGAGCTCAACACCTGGAAATATCTTTGTTCCAATTTCGAGAAAGAGCAGGTATACAGCTTCGGAACGTGAACAGTCAACCAGTGCGTTATACCGAACCACTCAAATACTGCACCAGTACTTTTAAAAGGCCTGTTCTATAATTAGTAATTTTTTAAGTGTATGATCTGTTTACTTTATGCTTTATAAACCAGACGAtccatatttttttatattgtgtgtgtgttcaggttCCAGGTTTGTTACATAcaggattttttatttatttcatatgaTATTCAATTTCCTCACCTCCCTCATCAAGTAGGCCAAATAGAATGGACACAAATGGAACTAAAAAAGCTCATTTGCTTTTGCGTGTCTTCTCAAGCTCATGTTTTCTATATCATAtcccaataataataataacgccATCATTTCAGATGGTGTTCTGTTTGTTAATCGTTTTTGGATTTCATTTGTGATCAGTCTATAGATTAGCATATTTCTTTAAATACTTAATGTAGACAGGGAGACTGAACATGTATCAAAAGAAGAAATAtgtgccttttaaaaaaaaatgctttagtgCCCAGTTATATTTTGATCTTCGGTGCTTAATTGAAGAAATCTCGAAATATATTGCCAAATCTGCCCATTTTCAAAaccattttccatttttaatataaaaaaaaaaaagctgacaaTATTTCAGCATTTGAAGTTTCGGTCCTCACGAGTCTGGAGCTTcaagagaaagaaacagtggTCATAAAATTCTGATAACATGCTCCAAGAAACACAAGCACATTCATTCAAATGGAATTTGTGAAATTAAATGCTTTGTATATAAATTAACAACTAGAGGTGTcccattaataaaataaataaataataaaatccacagacacacaaatgtcCCGAGACAGAATTGTATAGCAAATTATTTATGACTGCAAAATGTGTAACAAACAGTTTTGATAAATACAAGCATTTAACAAAGCagtatctaaaaaaaaaaagaaaaaaaaagtcaactttCCAAACTCGCCCACAAAACaatatgaacatttttttccccatagaaaaaaaaaacaaacccaaaattCCCAAGCCAATGGTACTTTATACATTTGCATATTTCAAAATATCAAACAccttttatacttttgttaaaaaaacaaaacgataACTTAGCAGATTCACACTCTTCTTCCGCACTTGAGCTGTGATGCAcatataaacttttttttggcACCGCTTCACAAATGCCACTCCAATTTCTCACTTTTAGGTGAAGCGTTTCCCCAACATTAAAGCAAAAGAGAGAATAAGTGCCAAAAACGGAGCTGTTACGTAAAGAGAGCAGCGTACCCAAATTTTTCCTTTGATAATTTAGTGTACTTTTACAAATCTCATACAAGAAATCAATATCATATTTTAGTAAatctttaacaacaacaacaacaacaaaaagagcagctggaaaaaaaaatcatttgtaaGCAGTGTAAGTTCAGAGGAGAAAACTGGCAGATGGAAGGGAAAAATCGATGTCACAAAAGAGGCTGCTTAAATGGTTTCTTCGCATTCAAGCTTTGTATTCGAGAGCTGTGAGAGTCTATTGTGAGAAAAGGCAAAGGAGCATCAAGTGAATAAAAATGGGCAAATTAATGAATGCAATCTTCTGTTCCCAGCCGCACGTACAGCCACCTCGCTCTCATTCACAAGCTAACCAAACTGTACAAAAACATGtctaataatataataaatccAGACTTCTCTCATGTTTTGTCCCAATGCCTCCATTCAGCACTGACTGTGCTGCAGTGTGACCCGGCCCAATCATAACTGAACAGGTAATGCACCTTGGCACTGTCTCTTCTCTTAGCCACATTTTCCCTCAGTTAAGCTTttatagactttttttttttttttttaaacccttctCCAGGGCAAACATGACACTCCATTTTTCTGTAATTATCACAGGATCAGGATCTTCATCTGGAATCTGCTTAATGACATTGATAATTGCTGTTACATCTGGTACTAAAAGGACACTCTTGTTATCTTAATTCTCCTGCACTGTGATCACAGCTTAACAGATTACACATGTAATAGAAGATTATCATTTCCCAGCTTGAAAAGCTGACGTTATAGAGGTGTTTTCCCCCGTCGTCTGTTTATGGCAGAGAAGCAGATTATGTAATTGATGGATGTAGTGCAACATCACTTATCAACTTATGGACTTGCACTTTAAACTCTGAGCTATATGTCCATGTTGTGTTGGAGCTGTGGTGAATGTATTTGTTCAATAGCAAAGAGTGCTATCAGTTATTGCTGGCAAGCTTGGTTAGTAAGCTGCATCTATAGTACAGATACCCGCACAGATATGAAGTTCAGCAGTGCTTTAATACCATATAAAATGTCAgataactgcattaaaaaaagctcCCAAAGGCACCAAACACAGTTGAGAAGTTAAATATAGCGACTCTTTAGCTGAATGGAAGCTTCGCCAAGAGCTATCAGATACAGTTAGGCTGTTTGAAGGTGTAATCTATCCAGAAAGACCAAACCATTTTTTGTACAGGGCTGCAGACATGTTTATTGATACAGTAAAGTTGAGCATTTTAACATTGGGGCCTTAAGTCTAGCTTATGGTTATCAAGTTGCTTGTTACACCAACCGTGATGTCATTACAGCCCTGTACCCATTTATATTGGTGCTTGACGCACATCAGATTCATCTCCTATTAAGAAGAATCCTTCACAGGAGCATTGGtataggagaagaagaaaaaggatgcAAAGCTACAgcaaagtcatgtttttaagCTGTTGCTGCATCTGCCTTGCTGTAAAAATCCCTCTAGAATCTCCGAGCTTCTGTACGACTGTGTCACTGAAATGGTGGCATGATAGTACACACCAGCCTACACGACACCAATGCGTCGTGCTTGCCAGCAATTGTGATGTCACTGTTGGCCAGCACCACTGTTAGCGAGGGCGACAACGGGAAGCATAAACTGGGTAAGGGGGATTAATGGCTTTTAGAGCCAGTGACTGtagaagaactgcagtttttggcacttgtgCGTTGCCTTTTTCAGCCCCAGAGGCTGCTGCTTGCCATTAACTTGTCTCCAGTTTTGACATCTGATGTCTTTTCTACTAACAGTTATACCCACATcaactcattttgtttttttgtttttaacccagAAAGAACTCACCAGGTGCACTACCAGGTGGAAACTTATGCGTCTGCGGTTTCAACCATGTATACTTTTAAAGTATAAATTCTTTTCatctggaaaaataaaagattttggCACAGCTTTTGTACAGGCTCCTTTAAGGTTTAGCAACTGAAAAGCTGCTCCTGTGATTGCATGTAAACACAGACTGAAGTGTCTGACACGTCACTCTAACGTTACCAAGCAGAAGCATAAATGGTCACAAGGCGACTGAGCTGATGCCGGTGAGTATGATCTGGTTTGGGAGGTCGAGTCAAGCTTGAGTGAGATTCTTGATGACAGGAACCAGTCCAGTAATGGAGCAGGCCTGCTCACAGTGCAGTCAGTACTCTGTGCCATCAGTGCTATaatatacaaatacacacaaacagacacacccatacacacacggtttcctgcTAAGAGTCTTTGAGCATGTTGATGCGTGCAAAGATCTTGAGTGCAGGTCCCAGCTTAATGTTCATAGTGCTCATCAGGTGGTCCTCCTTTAACAGGAGCAAGGCCTGTCCATCGATTTCCTGAGAGCGAAACTCGTCTGCTATCTCCTGGCAACCTGTGAAAACAGCAGAGGCACGAGCTACAGTTAATAACAGGTAAACAGGTTTCATGCACGGAGCACATCGGAGTATAAAGCATTATGATTGTGCCTTCTGAGCAAAGCCTACTCACCTGGTAGTGAACGAATGAAATCATAAACCTCCTCCACATTCCACTTGGTGGGGTCGTTGGGTACGAAGCGCTGACAGAGCGGTGCTCCATCTCTCCCAACGCAGGCCTCCTGGTCCGAGGCCCTGCTCGGCTGACGGCGGACAGGGACGGGGACCTGGGCTGGAGCCGGGGCAGGAGCCAAAGGTCCAGAGCTGGCTGCTGACAGGGGAGACGGTGGCTCCTCGTAGCTCGACATGTCTGAACACGGGCTGGATTCCTCCTGACTGGGCTGGGAGGGATGTGGTGAGGATACAGAACCGCCCTGAGTTTGCTGTGGTGACAAGGCCAGCTTCTGCAAAGCAATACAAACAGGAGTGACATCAATTGTTACATTTAAGAAAAGGATAGCGCATAAGTAAAACACTCCCAGGTCAATATAAAAGTCAACGCAAAGATTAACGGGGTAATAAGTAAGATTTGTAGGGTACAATAGGTTTAAATGACGATAATACACCTGCAGGGATATGATGGGGATTAATGGATCAATACCATTACCTCAAAGATCACTTTGTCTTTGAATTGCAAAGCCCTAAGCATATTGGTGTAAACATGACACAAAAGCACCCCCCACTGGAGGTTTAAAGCTGAATCCTTATAACATTACATAAGCTGgccataaaatattaaaaagctcTTGATTCAAAAAGAAAATTTTACACCACATTTTACTATTGTGGTGTAAAATGCTTGCTTTTTCCACTAATTTTCCACTGAATTTCTGCTGTAATTACCTAAACTGCTTCTCTTTAAGATCAGTTAAAGGATAATGTGTTACGTCCCAAAAGAAGGCTCTGACGTGTGGGGAGAAAACTGTGAATCCAGTTGTTATCTACATCTATATAACTTGTGCAGAAGGCAGAAAATCTCTACTAATGCTCTCCCATTTCTGCCGGTCACCAATAAAGGCTGATGAAGATCATCGAGTACTTAATGACCCTTTAAAGACAGAGGGAGATAATCGGGCTCACACAAATTATGTTCAACTTCATTAAAAAGCAAGAGGCATGAAAAGTGCAGGGTTTAAAATGTGCAGCAGAAGCAGTATCTGATGAGAGGTAAAGTGTTGATGAGGAAGTTTTATGACAGTTAAGAAGCATGTTTTTACCTGCTTTTTTGCCTCAATACTGGGGCGGCCCTGAGACCGTCGACGCCAGCGATTTGCTGGTTTGTTCCTCTCTGGACGGAAAAGTCCAATCCGCTTCGTACAGCCTACGTTGTATCTGTTCatacaaatacatatatatattttttttttaactcctttTTTGTGAACATAATGGAAAAATTGCTATTTTCTCACATGAAAGAACAAAAGCCAAGGTTACTTACCTCTTTGCACAAACCACCGAGCAGAACCTTTTAGAGCCTTTGAATGTGTAAGCAAAATCAACCCAGCCACAGTATTCACACGTCAGCTTGGGCTCATCTTTTTCTGGGGGAGAGGAAGCAGcataaacacaacacacatgTCAAGTATTAGACTTtcttctgaacaaaaaaaaaaaaaaaaaaaaaaaggacagacgTAATACTAAGTGTATTCAGCGTGTTTAATATGCAGTAAATGAAGCTCATCTAAACTATTCGGGGCCCAATGTTAGAGCATCATTTCTACTTCTGATGGAGAGTCATGAGATGGTTAAGGCTCAGGGTGCAGATGTTATTTACAACTTAAAATTCGTATCTGCGTCCTGtgcacaaatacaaacaaacctACACTGTTTTGAACCTCCTTCAAGACATTTCTCTGCGAGTGCAGTGAGTCTGGTCTGCTTTGTTTACATCAGTTGGTCAACCCTTGTAAAGCTACTGATGCCACTTCCTGCAAGTGTTCCACATTAAAGTGAAGGCAAAAAAACAGGCATTTGCAGCAAAACCACCAATGTcaacattagctaatgttgCCAAATATCTACTCCACACCGTTTCCAATATTTTCAGCACTTTTCTACATAGGTCTTTTTCTAACTTATAAATGGACAACTTGTTACAACACGTTAgacaaaggtaaaaaaaaaaagaagcatgtaTCAGGAAACAGGAACTGACAGAACATCTAATTAATAATGAACTTCTAGCAACTGAGTTAAAAACACTTCCAGAGGGTTTACATTATTTAGAAGTGTGGGGTTTGACTGTTGGGGAAGAGGAGCAAAATGCAGTTTACGTGGTTAAATAAACTGTACGGACACACCAGGgtcagagtttctgtctgttgGGTCGGTGTCTGCTCGTAACACCTTCCAATACTATGAGAGGATGATCATTGTAAAGTGAATTCCTTTAACATTATGTGAAAACCTGGCAGGAAAAATCAGGAGCGACAGACTAACACCTCCAAAACTTGGTGAAGCTACACAAAGAAATATACACAATCTACACTGTAATGCGTTTGGTCTCACCTGGTTGGCTCATGTCCTCGGGCTCGGAGTCGGTGTTGGCTGCGTTGCTGACCGGAGTTTTGTCCGGGTCAGATGAGAGCTGATGGTCCAGCTTCTTTGGACTATCGATGAGAATGGGCAGACGCTCCACCTGGTGTGGGGCATAAAATATTATACCAAGTGAATGTTTTCGTCTTCCGGATATTAATGTTTGAATATATAGCGATCACAAAAATAACTGATAAACACCATCATTGTTAAACCACCACACACAGTGACCGTTTAAACTGATAATGTAGACTTGACGTGTTCACTTCAATGTAGTCTGATTTTCAAGCATTGCATGTCGCACACATGAAGCTTGCATACAGTTAGTTCTCCTGTCCATACGGCACATAAAGCAACTTGAATACCAGCGTATATAAAGTAACAGTTAACTGTTAACAATCGAGTTCTTTTACAGGACAGTGTTGGCATCATAAGAAATATATACTCAGTgtttaatttcttcttttttttttttttttttttttttttttaaattgacagCACACTGAGGTAGAAAATGTAATCAGATTCATTTGAGtcataaaatgaataaaaaacatattactataaaaggaaaaataatccTCAACTCTGAGTGTCATCACGTGTGTACGCATCTTCATAAATactgcattttatttcttttcatgtCTGTTAAATAAAAGTTGGAAATGTAATCTGCTGGTTTAGCCATGTGTGCATGTATATAGAGCATTTTCACAAAATGTCCAGTAGGAGGCAGAGAGGCCAAAGCCTAGAAattaaaactacatttttttcccccctaatgACTAA is a window from the Pelmatolapia mariae isolate MD_Pm_ZW linkage group LG5, Pm_UMD_F_2, whole genome shotgun sequence genome containing:
- the LOC134627461 gene encoding T-complex protein 11 homolog encodes the protein MPNQREGATDDSPADLPCLEKLDSPTGSPPTASLSTLMELENCVSNLSLAHEIVVNRDFCFKPRNPSTDSLEGRVTEIVHRAFWDSLQEQLNSDPPNYSHAVLLLQEVKTMLQSLLLPAHVRLRSQLDEVLDMDLIRQEVDHGALDLHRLAEFVINTMASLCAPVRDPEVRALWDLKEPVELLREIFRVLGLMKTDMVNFTIQSLRPHLMQQAIQYERAKFQQILDKQPDSLNNTTAWLQAAASEVVSPCEAQSDSPGPDSRSPFSPTAVLNRAYIRLLHWDPQDQKYPETILMDRARLDALGQRLKMLVLEASVLLLTNAQCGRVVFSLQGFVGKLRQSITALLEGSHTREADLKGALLGIGEIVLQQMSQALATQGGAALPQESQDLLKGQISELWKHNNPVCVLIGERVQGFLQDTLRGGPAKRSPELPAPLGLLSAELVELGTAFGRIVHFNQTVFGPFYAPILRKLLFQPVGAEDGEDSR